Proteins from a genomic interval of Streptomyces fodineus:
- a CDS encoding helix-turn-helix domain-containing protein — translation MPETITPAVPPTPPVPLSALLAREDLALRQIAGPSGPSIVIHWVHTSEMADPYPYLLGGELLLSAGVHIPEAAGSGTYFDDYVSRIVAAGGAALGFGLAPVHDTVPRALVAACDHYGLPLLEVPPRTTFSGVARAVWQLMAQARLAELRRVTEAQQSLAAAASRPDPVPSVLRRLAQHLSGHAVLYGPDGTAVATAGRDAAEETGTALAGLAAVVRPTDGRAPEADPASQEAPRTARHPAPRDTPTHPTAATAASTDATTATPADDRATDTTGATSDTGSPPAPGRSPADRTAAPTGRPSGTSTSAASSRPSGTSTSPASGPVSPLPARTVPSSATDTLGDTHLAAYALGSGEGFVLGVATARREPGDNTIASVAAVLLSLLTGEHQSGAGAARSSALVRLLLGSAPEEVAPLLAGESRRAGAAGSGGGRWVVVHARPGDQLPDAVAASALGAALGSPLVDLGHDVVRVLVPGGRVPQAQAGWTLGVSAAVQPREWAAADAQAARALARARATRTPLIRHGARPGLTDLLPRADAEAHARALLAPLAGRPELAETLRNWLALHGSWDRTAVALDVHRNTVRQRIARCASLLETDLDDPDVRMELWFALRQSGPGE, via the coding sequence ATGCCGGAAACGATCACCCCAGCGGTCCCACCGACCCCACCGGTACCGCTGTCGGCTCTGCTGGCCCGCGAGGACCTGGCCCTGCGGCAGATCGCGGGCCCGTCCGGCCCCTCGATCGTGATCCACTGGGTGCACACCTCGGAGATGGCCGACCCGTACCCGTATCTGCTGGGCGGCGAGCTGCTGCTCTCGGCCGGGGTGCACATCCCGGAGGCGGCGGGCTCGGGCACCTACTTCGACGACTACGTCTCGCGGATCGTCGCGGCGGGCGGCGCGGCCCTCGGCTTCGGCCTGGCCCCGGTGCACGACACGGTCCCGCGCGCCCTGGTCGCGGCGTGCGACCACTACGGCCTCCCCCTCCTGGAGGTCCCGCCCAGGACCACGTTCTCCGGTGTGGCCCGCGCGGTGTGGCAGCTGATGGCCCAGGCCCGCCTGGCCGAACTCCGCCGGGTGACGGAGGCCCAGCAGAGCCTCGCGGCGGCGGCCTCCCGACCGGATCCGGTGCCGTCGGTACTGCGCCGCCTGGCCCAGCACCTCTCCGGCCACGCGGTGCTCTACGGCCCCGACGGCACGGCCGTCGCCACGGCGGGCCGGGACGCGGCCGAGGAGACCGGCACGGCCCTGGCCGGCCTGGCCGCGGTGGTCCGCCCCACGGACGGCCGGGCACCGGAAGCGGACCCCGCATCGCAGGAGGCCCCCCGGACGGCACGGCATCCCGCACCGAGAGACACGCCCACCCACCCCACGGCCGCCACGGCAGCATCGACCGACGCCACCACAGCCACCCCGGCCGATGACCGCGCGACGGACACGACCGGAGCCACCTCGGACACCGGCTCGCCCCCGGCACCGGGCCGCTCCCCCGCCGACCGAACCGCCGCCCCCACCGGCCGCCCCAGCGGCACAAGCACCAGCGCCGCATCCAGCCGCCCCAGCGGCACAAGCACCAGCCCCGCATCCGGGCCCGTGTCACCGCTCCCGGCCCGGACCGTCCCCTCCTCCGCCACCGACACGCTCGGGGACACCCACCTCGCCGCCTATGCCCTCGGCTCGGGCGAAGGGTTCGTCCTCGGGGTGGCGACCGCGCGCCGCGAGCCCGGGGACAACACCATCGCCTCGGTCGCCGCGGTGCTGCTGTCGCTACTGACCGGGGAGCACCAGAGCGGGGCCGGGGCGGCGCGCTCCTCGGCGCTGGTGCGGCTGCTGCTCGGCTCGGCGCCCGAGGAGGTCGCCCCCCTGCTGGCCGGGGAGTCCCGCCGGGCCGGCGCGGCCGGGAGCGGGGGCGGTCGGTGGGTCGTCGTACACGCCCGGCCCGGGGACCAGTTGCCCGATGCCGTCGCCGCGTCCGCGCTCGGTGCCGCGCTGGGGTCGCCGCTGGTCGATCTCGGGCATGACGTCGTACGGGTGCTGGTGCCGGGCGGGCGGGTACCGCAGGCGCAGGCCGGCTGGACGCTCGGGGTGAGCGCGGCCGTGCAGCCGCGGGAGTGGGCGGCCGCCGACGCCCAGGCGGCCCGTGCGCTCGCCCGGGCGCGGGCCACCCGCACCCCGCTCATCCGGCACGGCGCCCGGCCGGGCCTGACGGACCTGCTGCCGCGGGCGGACGCCGAGGCACACGCCCGCGCGCTGCTCGCACCGCTCGCCGGCCGGCCCGAGCTCGCCGAGACCCTGCGCAACTGGCTGGCGTTGCATGGCAGTTGGGACCGTACAGCGGTGGCGCTCGACGTGCACCGCAACACCGTGCGGCAGCGCATCGCCCGCTGCGCCTCCCTGTTGGAGACCGATCTGGACGACCCGGACGTACGCATGGAGCTGTGGTTCGCGCTGCGGCAGAGCGGACCGGGCGAGTGA